TTGCTAAATCTGGATGAAAAACCAATTGAtattaacaaaaacacagattagTTTTCCTCTTGGCCTACCCGCAACTCCCTTTGCTTGGACATAATGTCTCTGCCACGGATCAGAGTGGAGGAGGCAAGCGCAGCCACAGAGGACAGCCCTGCTGTCCCCGATGATCACCTGAGGAGCCTGAAGGCCCTGACAGAAAAGCTGAGGCTGGAGACAAGGAGGCCCTCCTATCTGGAGTGGAAGGCCCAGGTTGAAGCCCAGAGCTCCAAGGACCTCAAAGCCCAGGAGGAGTCAGCAGGACCTAAAGAGGAGAGGAGAGCCGGGGAGGAGATGCTAGGCACTTTGAGGAGATCCAAACGGCACCTACTTAGCAGTGCTGTTGTCAGGGAGGAGAGCCCACCCACAGGGACCCTGAAAGGCTTTGGGAGCATCGACGAAGCACTCATCTGGCTCAGGAAGGAACTGGTAAGGCCTTCCTTGGGGATCTGTTAAAGAAGTAGGCTGTTTGTTTGAGTAACAAACAAGATAACATCTTTAGATGGACAGGCAGGGCATTTGAGATATATCTTTATGGTATAATTACTGGTACAGGTATTACTGTGGAAAGAACTATTTGATATCTAAAGTTCACTTCCATGAATAGTGCTATGCCAGAATAAAAGGGTCTTTCCTCAAAGTACAACATATAGTTTAGAGGCAGGATTGCTGATTGTATCCACAGTATATTTagaaaattctaaaatatttggaAACACTGTGAGATATTGTTAATTTTTCTGCTCTTTGATCCCTAGAGTCACGATTTTGTGTACTTCTCAATATATAACACTCCTGTAAAATTTAGGATATTAgggtttaattctggacctggggcacTATCTGTGttctgtttgtatgttctccctgtgtgtgaGTGGGTTTCTgttggtgctccagtttcctcccacagtccacagacatactggtaggctaattgccttctgggaaaactggcccaggtgtgggtgtgtgtgggtgtctgTGTGATCCCTGAGATTAACTGGGGTCCTGTCCATGGCATGACCTGTtagtgcccattgcttgccgcgATCACTTGTGACACTGTAGTGGATAAGgcagttaaaaaatgtatgGAAGGATGTCATGCATTATGTTTGCTGacatttttgtttatgtttaattttcagTGCATATTTAGAATAGCAGACACACACCAAAATACAGTGTATTCAGGCACAAGTAAaagattattccatgctgaaagagaagaaaggaaacgcaacatttcggctgtggagccttctttgggtgtgttaTCATTGACGCTGGAAGAagacttcacagccgaaatgttgtttcctttcttcttgtttcagcatggaataaagctttacttgttcctttgcagcctacgcatgctgacgcagctacctacttgaactgaagtatatacagtacatatataaaaCTGTTATTAAactatattctaaaaaaaacccATAATAGTTCTGCTTAGGATAATGCTAGCTTACTTCTGTTTATGCCTTGTCTACAATAAAGGGAGGTGCTTATGAAGACTAGACCTAACAGTTTATGTCCttctctttttgtatttttctcctctcctctcatGCTTTGCCATTTCCTATAGTTCTATCCCATGACAAAAGTGGGAACTGACCCCAAGCATGATGTAATTGGAATGCAAATTTGTGAGATAAGGTTCAGATTGATGCCAAGGATCCTTTATCCAGGGCCTTGCTAAGTGGAAAGACCTTTGTCCTTGCTGGCAAAGACAGCATCCTGTCGAGAATCAATTCATTGCCAGAGACCTTAACCTGGTCTGAGTATCTGGTGAGGAACACATAGAGGTTAAATCCATGCAGAattgttaaaagaaagaaaaatatcatAATGTTTAAGCTTTTGAGCCTTTTTCAGAGGAAATGGCACAACAGGTGAGAATGTATCCAGAAGCAATGAATATCCTAAAAGTATTTTGGATATATAACAAGTAGTAATTTCTAGAGCAACTCCAACTAAGAAACTAAGAAAGCTGTTCAACTGGAAGGTTGTGCATGTTGCTTGATGATCTGTTTTGAATGCTGGAATATTAACGGTATTTATTGATGTGTACACAGAAAATAAGACTGAATATCCTGCTCAGTGGTGCTCTTGTAAGCTGGTAAGCTGGTTGCAGTACGAAGGGCAAGGAGAGAACAACCAACAGAATCCTATGTTATGTATTTAGTGCAGGGTGTTGAGCCTTTTTATATTtagctgtttttatatttctgttttactgaataaaaaaatgtcactCCCAATTAGCACATTTTTTATCCAGACTTTTGACCGCTTTAAGtacattgcatttaaaaaatgctgagaGCAAAATAACTTGGCCTGTAGGCCTGTTGTTTTATGTCTTTCACATTTATATCATGTAAAACGTAACTAAATTATAGCCTAGTCTTGTTTGATTTATGACTTGAGTCTGTGTACTTCATAACCCCATTCTTCTGTCCAAATCCTTCTTACAGTTAAGTATCCTGGGGAAAGAAAAAACCAAAAGACAGAGTAGGTCAGCAAATGTTAAACCCCTGCTAAACCACTTAAGCTTGATCATTTGATGCTGTAATTTATTgagggttttatttttaagagaaaACACTTTCTACAAAGAGCTGAACAAGTCTGTAAAGTGATCATAAGGAAAATCTTGTCAAAATGTCCCTATATGCTCTTATGTTGGCACATTTTCTGTCCTAGCAAGGCATAAATGTGAAGCTTTTGGCCTGCAATAAAAATTGCTCCGGTCAacccactgtgtgtgtgtgtcctgaaaTTGTGAAGAAAAGCAATTTGTCTGTCTTAATCTTCCTTGGGTTTAGACTGTAGACTTTTTCCACATTACATCTGTCTTCAATTGGAAGAAATTGCCTTTTCCTTAAAGGAATCTAATTTGGTGTCTTTATTAGTTACATTGATCATCCACAGACAAGATGATCAAAgtttttttcaaagtttttcaaGAAATCATATAATCTTGGTACAGATGGTATAATCTTTGTGCTCacaatttgttttcttataTTAAAGGTGTTTGgcaggaatattttatttttgtttttggaatttattaaaaaaaagagatcttTTATTGATTTCAACAGAACAAGCCGGCAAAAATGCAATAGTTACCATGCCTGAACATAATAGTAAACGTTAATTTGGGAAATGTTATTGAGTTAAATCAGTAAAGGACTCAATGACACAGTCACATCCAAGAGTACATTGTCAAACAAGgtttaacaacaaaaaatattaaatatatttttgtaactgGCTCTTGATTAGATTTTTAtggaaaactattttaaataatgtactgGAATAAAGTCACCCATGTTGTACAGTTCTCTACTTTTTTGTTACTCTCCTGAAATAATATTTTCGGCATACTAGAGTACTTAATACTTAACCACAGCTGGGGAAGAAGATGTGACCTTGTCAGAATTATAAAACTGTATAGAATTGTGGTTTCAGACAATGAAAGGTTGTCCTGTAGATCTTCTTAAACATAGGAAATTTTGGGGGTAATATAATTTATGTTCAAAATTGGACACATATAAGACTGTAGGTTTTTCTAAGTGATCAAGGAAGTGTTGGCAGATTCAAAAGAGAGGATAATAAATTGCATATATATGAAACCAGAAAACATAGGAGTGGACTCTTTCATCCACCATTGAAATGTAGTACTCACCTGAGTGATGCGTAACAGCAATTATACATCAGGAGTCTCCCTAGCTCAGCAGGTTAGGCAGAGAAGTGAGAAAAGAACTGGAATTGAGCCAAGACATTGGGGTTAATCTTAATCTTATAAATGGTATCATGTGATCTTTAATGACCTAAATAT
This genomic window from Lepisosteus oculatus isolate fLepOcu1 chromosome 2, fLepOcu1.hap2, whole genome shotgun sequence contains:
- the LOC102697988 gene encoding protein FAM167A yields the protein MSLPRIRVEEASAATEDSPAVPDDHLRSLKALTEKLRLETRRPSYLEWKAQVEAQSSKDLKAQEESAGPKEERRAGEEMLGTLRRSKRHLLSSAVVREESPPTGTLKGFGSIDEALIWLRKELTEMRLQDQQLARQLMRLRSDINKLKIEQTCHLHRKMLNDATYELEERDELSDLLCDFPVTPGFSLSTPLKLIGVTKMNINSRRFSLC